The Triticum aestivum cultivar Chinese Spring chromosome 3A, IWGSC CS RefSeq v2.1, whole genome shotgun sequence genome includes a region encoding these proteins:
- the LOC123062523 gene encoding metal tolerance protein 5 isoform X2, producing the protein MQHTTKYGVRLDQSAASVGACGPMLWEAWALDHSKMTVESDASLRCQLNTHLVQVGLSEFECALFLQAAADMRCKVVEDAAERMHRQAPEDVVAEYYQQQVEMLEGFNEMDALTDRGFLPGMSKEEREQVARSETLAIRLSNIANMVLFAAKVYASVRSGSLAIIASTLDSLLDLLSGFILWFTAFSMQTPNPYRYPIGKKRMQPLGILVFASVMATLGLQIILESTRSLLSDGGEFSLTKEQEKWVVDIMLSVTLVKLALALYCRTFTNEIVKAYAQDHIFDVITNIIGLVAALLANYFEGWIDPVGAIILAIYTIRTWSMTVLENVHSLVGQSASPEYLQKLTYLCWNHHKAVRHIDTVRAYTFGSHYFVEVDIVLPAGMPLQEAHDIGEALQEKLERLPEIERAFVHLDYEFTHRPEHALSHDK; encoded by the exons ATGCAACACACAACAAAATACGGCGTTCGCCTAGACCAAAGTGCCGCCAGCGTGGGTGCTTGCGGACCCATGCTTTGGGAGGCTTGGGCGCTCGACCATTCCAAGATGACCGTTGAGTCGGACGCCAGCCTCCGGTGCCAACTCAACACCCATCTCGTGCAAGTGGGGCTGTCAGAGTTTGAGTGTGCCCTCTTCCTCCAAGCCGCTGCGGATATGCGGTGCAAGGTGGTGGAGGATGCGGCTGAGCGTATGCACC GTCAAGCTCCTGAGGATGTTGTCGCTGAATACTACCAACAGCAAGTGGAAATGCTGGAGGGTTTCAATGAAATGGATGCGCTGACAGATCGTGGTTTTCTTCCTGGAATGTCCAAG GAAGAGCGTGAACAGGTTGCTAGGAGTGAAACATTAGCCATCCGGCTGTCAAACATTGCAAACATGGTTCTTTTTGCTGCAAAAGTGTATGCTTCAGTACGTAGTGGCTCGCTTGCTATTATAGCTTCCACTTTGGATTCTCTTCTTGACTTGTTATCGGGGTTCATCTTATGGTTTACTGCATTTTCTATGCAAACACCAAATCCCTACAGATACCCAATTGGTAAAAAGCGCATGCAGCCGCTG GGAATACTTGTCTTTGCCTCAGTCATGGCAACGCTTGGCCTTCAGATCATCTTAGAATCAACTCGATCACTGTTGTCTGAT GGTGGTGAATTCAGCTTGACGAAGGAGCAGGAAAAGTGGGTTGTGGACATCATGCTCTCAGTGACGCTGGTGAAACTTGCCCTGGCTTTATATTGCCGCACGTTCACCAACGAAATCGTCAAGGCTTATGCGCAGGATCACATTTTCGATGTTATCACTAATATAATTGGCCTTGTGGCTGCACTGCTCGCAAATTATTTTGAAGGATGGATCGACCCAGTTGGTGCAATTATT CTAGCAATCTACACCATCAGGACATGGTCCATGACGGTGCTGGAAAACGTACACTCGCTCGTCGGGCAGTCGGCTTCGCCAGAGTACCTTCAGAAGCTGACCTACCTTTGCTGGAACCACCACAAGGCCGTGAGGCACATCGACACGGTGCGTGCCTACACGTTCGGCTCGCACTACTTCGTGGAGGTGGACATCGTGCTGCCGGCCGGTATGCCGCTGCAGGAGGCGCACGACATCGGCGAGGCCCTGCAGGAGAAGCTGGAGCGCCTGCCTGAGATCGAGCGCGCCTTCGTGCACCTTGATTACGAGTTCACCCATCGGCCTGAGCACGCTCTGTCCCACGACAAGTAG
- the LOC123062523 gene encoding metal tolerance protein 5 isoform X1: protein MAASGAGAEGEELRLLAAVEAGDAGAPAGEKSWRLNFDGLRPPEAQQERPARGLHHHCLGVIGQAPEDVVAEYYQQQVEMLEGFNEMDALTDRGFLPGMSKEEREQVARSETLAIRLSNIANMVLFAAKVYASVRSGSLAIIASTLDSLLDLLSGFILWFTAFSMQTPNPYRYPIGKKRMQPLGILVFASVMATLGLQIILESTRSLLSDGGEFSLTKEQEKWVVDIMLSVTLVKLALALYCRTFTNEIVKAYAQDHIFDVITNIIGLVAALLANYFEGWIDPVGAIILAIYTIRTWSMTVLENVHSLVGQSASPEYLQKLTYLCWNHHKAVRHIDTVRAYTFGSHYFVEVDIVLPAGMPLQEAHDIGEALQEKLERLPEIERAFVHLDYEFTHRPEHALSHDK from the exons ATGGCGGCCAGTGGAGCCGGAGCGGAGGGCGAGGAGCTGCGGCTGCTCGCCGCCGTCGAGGCCGGCGACGCCGGCGCGCCCGCGGGGGAGAAGTCGTGGCGCCTCAACTTCGACGGCTTGCGCCCGCCGGAGGcgcagcaggagaggcccgcccgaggGCTCCACCACCACTGCCTCGGCGTCATAG GTCAAGCTCCTGAGGATGTTGTCGCTGAATACTACCAACAGCAAGTGGAAATGCTGGAGGGTTTCAATGAAATGGATGCGCTGACAGATCGTGGTTTTCTTCCTGGAATGTCCAAG GAAGAGCGTGAACAGGTTGCTAGGAGTGAAACATTAGCCATCCGGCTGTCAAACATTGCAAACATGGTTCTTTTTGCTGCAAAAGTGTATGCTTCAGTACGTAGTGGCTCGCTTGCTATTATAGCTTCCACTTTGGATTCTCTTCTTGACTTGTTATCGGGGTTCATCTTATGGTTTACTGCATTTTCTATGCAAACACCAAATCCCTACAGATACCCAATTGGTAAAAAGCGCATGCAGCCGCTG GGAATACTTGTCTTTGCCTCAGTCATGGCAACGCTTGGCCTTCAGATCATCTTAGAATCAACTCGATCACTGTTGTCTGAT GGTGGTGAATTCAGCTTGACGAAGGAGCAGGAAAAGTGGGTTGTGGACATCATGCTCTCAGTGACGCTGGTGAAACTTGCCCTGGCTTTATATTGCCGCACGTTCACCAACGAAATCGTCAAGGCTTATGCGCAGGATCACATTTTCGATGTTATCACTAATATAATTGGCCTTGTGGCTGCACTGCTCGCAAATTATTTTGAAGGATGGATCGACCCAGTTGGTGCAATTATT CTAGCAATCTACACCATCAGGACATGGTCCATGACGGTGCTGGAAAACGTACACTCGCTCGTCGGGCAGTCGGCTTCGCCAGAGTACCTTCAGAAGCTGACCTACCTTTGCTGGAACCACCACAAGGCCGTGAGGCACATCGACACGGTGCGTGCCTACACGTTCGGCTCGCACTACTTCGTGGAGGTGGACATCGTGCTGCCGGCCGGTATGCCGCTGCAGGAGGCGCACGACATCGGCGAGGCCCTGCAGGAGAAGCTGGAGCGCCTGCCTGAGATCGAGCGCGCCTTCGTGCACCTTGATTACGAGTTCACCCATCGGCCTGAGCACGCTCTGTCCCACGACAAGTAG